Part of the Lolium rigidum isolate FL_2022 chromosome 6, APGP_CSIRO_Lrig_0.1, whole genome shotgun sequence genome, TACGCTCAGAACGGCCGGGGCAAGGAGTCGCTGGAGGTCTACGCCGACATGGTCCGGTCAGGATGCAGGCCGGACTACGTCACCTTCATCGGGCTGCTCTTCGCGTGCAGCCATGCCGGCCTGGTCGACGCCGGCCGGGCGCACTTCCGGTCAATGCAGGCCGAGCACGGCGTCGCTCCTGGACCAGACCACTACGCTTGCATGGTTGACCTGCTAGGCCGAGCCGGGCGGCTCGATGAGGCCATGGACCTGCTGAACCGGAGCACGACGAGGCTGGACGCCACTGTCTGGAAGGCGCTCCTCGGCGCTTGCCGGACGCACGGGAACGCGGAGCTCAGCGAGCACGCGGCCGAGATGGTGTGGAGGCTGGACCCGACGGACGCCGTTCCGTACGTCATGCTGTCGAACCTCTACTCGCGGGCGAGGAGATGGGCCGACGTGGCGAGGATCCGGATACTGATGAAGTCGAGAGGGATCACCAAGGAGCCCGGGTGCAGCTGGGTGGGAGTGAACGGTGTGACGCACTTGTTCTACGTGGAGGAccgggggcaccagagggcggaaGAGATTTACCGGAAGGTGGAGGAGATGATGGACAGGATCCGGGCTGAAGGATACGTCGCGGATACAGACTGGGCGCTGCAGGATGAGGGGCCGGAGGGGAGGGAGAAGGGTCTGGCCTACCACAGCGAGAGGCTCGCCGTTGCATTTGGGCTGCTTGCCGTGCCAGCCGGCGCGCCGATCCGCGTGTTCAAGAACCTCCGGGTGTGCGGCGACTGCCATGCCGCGATCAAGATGATCGCCAAAGCGTACGGCAGGGAAATTATACTGAGGGACGCCAACTGCTTCCATCACATGAAGGATGGTGTATGTTCGTGCGGCGACTACTGGTAGTGGTAGATTCAGAGGAAGGCAGGTATGATTCctttgtttctaaaaaaaaaggtATGATTCCTTTGCAAATTTTTGGTAGACTCAGCATAGGCATGTCacatctccactaatataaaaagagAGATGTGTATAAGAGAGCGAATAGGTACTTCAGTTGGGCGAGAACAACGACAAGAGACTCCTGACAATGCGTGCTATTTTGGTATTGAAATGGCCCTATTGTCTAAGTAATCCCACCATTCTATTCGTCAATATCTTTTACAGCATCTGCAAAATAAAGCGAAGCAGTTAGTAGGTTAACAGAATGGAATGAACACATCTTTAATAGTACTACTTGATTGCCTAAGTAGCAGCAAGGACTGTAATTGATAGTCCCATGCCCAATGTCCCTAGCTGGTTGTTTCCTTCCAAACCAATTTCTGTCTCATCTTGCTGTAGAATAAGTgtcattgttcaaatttgaagccAATGTATTAAGGGTGTCTTCAGAACTTGTGACCTCAGCGTGTATGTGTATAGAACATTTGAAGGATTACATGGCCAGCAACAACCCTTACCCAAAAAAGCAATGTCTCTAGTACACGATTTTGTGGCTGCATCGTTGGCTTAATTGTACAAACAGATGGATTCTCAAAACACCAAAACAAAAACAATTCTCATGAAAAACAATTG contains:
- the LOC124666093 gene encoding pentatricopeptide repeat-containing protein At2g03880, mitochondrial-like, with amino-acid sequence MVVPPGVAYNAAISRCSRAGLHPRALALLHEMRDRGHHADEYTLPPILNSAALLRVPAGADALHSLLLRAGLAAHLHVANALIDAYAKLSRHGAARAVFDEMPHRDVVTWTSLLTGLARSRSHDPALRVYRDMIASGIRPDEFVVAAALSSCAGATALELGVSVHATAVRLALDPFLSVGNSLVSMYAKTGSLGEAKKVFDAMRVRRDPITWTALIVGYAQNGRGKESLEVYADMVRSGCRPDYVTFIGLLFACSHAGLVDAGRAHFRSMQAEHGVAPGPDHYACMVDLLGRAGRLDEAMDLLNRSTTRLDATVWKALLGACRTHGNAELSEHAAEMVWRLDPTDAVPYVMLSNLYSRARRWADVARIRILMKSRGITKEPGCSWVGVNGVTHLFYVEDRGHQRAEEIYRKVEEMMDRIRAEGYVADTDWALQDEGPEGREKGLAYHSERLAVAFGLLAVPAGAPIRVFKNLRVCGDCHAAIKMIAKAYGREIILRDANCFHHMKDGVCSCGDYW